The Flavobacterium commune genome contains the following window.
TTTCGAAAATAAATCTTCAGCAATAGCAGGGTTTGGATTTATTGATAAAGGAATGGAAGTGGAGTTGATTGTTGATTCTGATTCAGTTGCTGTCAAATTGTTTTTAGGAAAATCACCTTTGCCATTTAAAATCCAATACAAATCTACTTCAGGATACACATCCAGAATTTTGAGGATAAAATCCAGACTTGGTTTATTTCTTCCCGAAAGGAGATGGGATAAACTGGAGCGTTGCACACCAATTCTATCGGCAAATGCAGAAGCGTTGATGCTGTAATAATCCAGTATAATTTCGAGTCTTTTTATAAAATCGTCAGTGTTTACCATTGTAAAATGAAGTTTGAAATACGGTATTTACAAATGTAACCAAAACTAGTTTGGATTACAAATTTACAGTTGTAAATCGATGTTAAATATCTTTAGTAGTTTATATTTAGGTTTAATTGTTTCTGCTTAAGTTACTGAAATAATTGTATTTATATATTGTTTTAAAAACGAATAACATTTGTTAACTGTTTTGAATTGAGCTTGTCTAATAAGGCTAGAAAAACTGTTTACAATATTAAAACAATTCAATAAAATTCAGTTTACAAATGTAAAAATAAAGATGTTTACTTTTGTAAATCAAATATATTAGATTATGAATTTAGAGCAGTTGTTTCTTGACAACAAGGAAAAAACGATTGAAGGCAGGTATTTGACATTAGAGTCTATTGAGCCTATTTTGAAAAGAATTAATACAGATAATCAACTTTCGGTTATTGGAAAATCAGTTCAGGGAAGACCAATTTATAAGTATGTTATTGGTGCCGGAAAAACTAAAATTTATCTTTGGTCACAAATGCATGGTAACGAAAGTACCACTACAAAAGCATTATTTGACTTTTTAAATGTGTTGCATAGTGGTTCTGATTTGGCCAAAGAATTATTGAGTAGTTTTACTTTTTGTTGTTTACCTATATTGAATCCTGATGGAGCTACATTATATACTCGTGCTAATGCCAATGAAATTGATTTAAATAGAGATTCACAAGATCTTACTCAACCGGAAAGTAAAGTTTTGCGAGCGGTTTTTGAGGAGTTTAAACCTGATTTTTGTTATAATCTTCATGATCAGCGAACTATTTTTGGTGTTGCTGATACCGGAAAACCCGCTACGGTGTCTTTTTTGGCGCCTTCTTATAATGAAGAAAGAGAAATAAATGATTCCAGACAAAAAGCTATTAATCTGATTGCCGGAATGAATGCTGTTTTGCAGGAATTTATTCCGGGGCAAATAGGTCGATTTGATGATTCATTTAATATTAATTGTATTGGCGATACCTTTCAGTATTTAGGAGTGCCAACAATTTTGTTTGAAGCAGGTCATTTTCCGGGAGATTATCAAAGAGAAGTTACCCGAAAATATGTTTTTATGGCGTTGGTTTCGAGTTTCACAATACTTAACGAAAACGTTATAGAAATTAATAGAACGGAGGATTATTTGAATATTCCTCAAAATAAAGTCGTTTTTTATGATTTTATATACAAAAAGGTTAAAATAAATTATGACGGTATTGAAAAAATAACGAATTTTGCTGCACAGTATAAGGAAGAATTGGTTGATGGTAAAATCAATTTCAACGCTTATGTTGCCAGACTTGATGATTTAGAAGGATTCTTTGGTCATGAGGTTTATGATGCTCAGGGAGCTCTTTATGAAGATGGTGGTGAAAATGTTCCTAAATTAGATCAAAAAGCAAATTTTAGTTTAGATAAAAAACTTAATTTTGTTAATGGACTGATAAAAAACTAATTTTTTGTACGAGTTTATCAATTTAATGTATATTTTTATGCTTTAAAATGATAATTAATAATATAATTAAAGAAATATGAGTAAGTTCCGTTTAGATGAAGTAGATCATCAGATATTAGACATGTTGATTGACAATACGAGAGTTCCGTTTACAGATATCGCTAAAAAGTTATTGATTTCTGCTGGAACAGTCCACGTTAGAGTTAAAAAAATGGAAGACGCAGGTATTATAATGGGATCCTCATTGGTTCTTGATTATGATAAATTAGGCTATTCATTTATTGCTTACGTAGGGGTGTTTTTAAATAACACTTCTCAAACTAAGTTTGTTTTGCAACGAATTAATGAAATTCCATTCGTAACTGTGGCTTCTGTAACTACAGGAAAGTTTAATATTTTCTGCAAGATTAGAGCTAAAGATACTAAACATGCTAAAGATGTAATCTTTATGATTGATGATATTGATGGTGTTTACAGAACTGAAACAATGATTTCTCTTGAAGAAAGTATCAACGACAAGAAGCGTTTGATGCATACTATCTTCAAAAATATGTAATCTAAGAACTTGAATGTTATTTTAAAATAATACCTCAAGTTGACTCTTGGGGTTATTTTTTTTCAAAACAACGATAAAATTAACTAAATAATTCAACAATAATTTATGTACACGCTCCCTAAAATTGAACGTTTTAAACAAAATGTTCTTTCTAAATATAATATTTACAACAGCGTTTTCATTACTTTACCTTTTGATTCTATAGACAATACAGGTGCTTTACTGCCTTTGTTCACAGAGGTTTGTGAAACAGGTTTTAGAAAAATGGAAACACCAAAGGAAATATTTGAGTTTTTCTCTAAAAAATATTTACATACTGACGTAGAGGCCGATAAAATTGATTTAATGTTTCGTTTTATCCAGTATATCGAACGTCAAATTGTATTGTTTGATGCTATAGAAGACGCAGCTTTTCCTATTGTAAATAATATGGAGGGACGTGGTTCTTTGAGAGATATTAAAGAAAAAGCGGATGCCAGAGGAAAAAATGAAGAATTAGTTGAGTTTTTAGAAAATTTTAATGTAAGACCTGTTTTAACGGCGCATCCTACACAGTTTTATCCAGGTGCTGTTTTAGGAATTATTAACGATTTGACTCAGGCAATTCGTGATAATAACTTACTTCAAATCAAACAGCTTTTAGCGCAATTAGGAAAAACTCCGTTTATCAAAAATGAAAAACCAAATCCTTTTGACGAGGCAGTAAGTTTGATTTGGTATTTGGAAAATGTATTTTATAACACCGCTGGTGATATGATGCATTATCTGGAAACTAATATTTCTCCGGAGGGAATTAAAAATCCGATTATCCAACTTGGATTTTGGCCGGGAGGAGACAGAGATGGAAATCCATTTGTAACTACTGATATTACTCTAAAAGTTGCTGACCGTTTAAGAACTTCTATTTTAAAATGTTATTATTTTGAAATGAGAGACTTAAAAAGAAAGTTAACTTTTCCTGGTGTAGATGTTTTAGTTGCTGAACTTGAAAATAAACTATATCGTTCTGTTTTTTATTCAAGAGGTGAAATCTACATTACCTTAGAAGAGTTTAAATCTCAATTAATTAAGATAAAAACCATTATTGTAGAGCAACATCAGTCTTTATATCTTGATGAATTAGAAGCTTTGCTTATCAAAATAAATCTGTTCGGATTCCATTTTGCTACTTTAGATATTCGTCAAAACAGCAAGATTCACGATGCTGTATTTAAAGATGTATTCGATTTTTATTTAGAGAAAGGAGAAAATGTTTTTCCTAAAAATTATTACGAATTATCGGAAAATGAGAAGATTGAAGTTTTAGCAAATGCAAAAGGAGATTTGAATCCTGAAGACTTTAAGAACGATATGACCAAATCGACTTTGGAGTCTATTCGTGCAATCCAACAAATTCAAACAGCTAATGGCGAGTTAGGAGCTAACCGTTACATTATCAGTAACAATGAAAATGCGGTAAATGTCTTAGAAGCATTTGCTTTGTTTAGATTAAATAATTGGGAATTCCCTTCAGTAGATATTGTGCCTTTATTTGAATCGGTTGATGATTTGCAAAATGCACATAATGTTATGGAGCAATTATATACAAATCCGGTTTATGCTGCGCATGTTGCAAGCAGAGGAATGAAGCAAACTATCATGCTTGGATTCTCTGACGGTACAAAAGACGGAGGTTATTTAATGGCTAACTGGAGTATCTATCAGGCTAAAGAGCAGCTTACTGCTATGTCCAGAAAATATGGTGTAAAAGTGATATTTTTTGACGGACGTGGTGGACCACCAGCTCGTGGAGGAGGAAAAACACATAAATTCTATGCTTCTTTAGGACCAAATATCGAAAACAAAGAAATTCAGGTAACTGTTCAGGGACAGACCATTAGTTCTAATTTTGGAACTTTAGATTCTTGTCGTCATAACTTAGAAAATTTATTAAGTGCCGGAGTTACCAATCAGGTATTTAATAAAGATTTGAATAAATTATCTGATGAAGATAAAGAGGTAATGAACCAGTTATCGGAATTAGGATATAAAAAATATTTAAGCTTTAAGAATCACGATAAATTCATTCCGTACTTAGAGAAAATGAGTACGTTGAAATATTATGCCAAAACTAATATCGGAAGTCGTCCTTCAAAGAGAAGTAAGTCTGAAAAATTAGATTTTAAAGATTTAAGAGCAATTCCATTTGTGGGGTCCTGGAGTCAGTTGAAGCAAAATGTTCCTGGATTTTATGGAGTAGGAGCTGCTTTAAAACATTTTGAAGAAACAAATCAATGGGACAAAGTTCAGGCATTGTATGATAGTTCAATGTTCTTCAAAACATTGCTTGAAAACAGTATGATGTCATTGGCTAAATCATTTTTCCCATTAACGGCTTACATGAAAAATGATCCTGAATTTGGAGAATTCTGGCAAAATATCTACGATGAATTTTTGGAAACCAAAAGATTGTTGTTAAAAATTGCCGGTCATAAAGAGTTAATGGAGAATTATCCTGACGGAATAGCTTCAATCCAGGTGAGAGAGCGTATTGTATTACCTTTATTGACAATTCAACAATATGCTTTGTTGCGAATTAATGAATTGAATAAAGAAGCTAATCCGGATGATAAATTAATCAAAGTGTACGAAAAAATCGTAATGCGTTCTTTGTTTGGAAATACTAATGCTAGTAGAAATTCAGCTTAATATTCGATTATGAAGCGCACTGATGTACCTGAAAACGAATATTCTGTATTCAATGCTACTTATATAAATGCAGCAGGTGATGGAGATTTATATGAAGACTTAGAAATAAGTCTTCATGATTTTATTCGTTTTGTTCAGGATATTTCAATGGATAAATTTGATTATCGTTATGCTTTAGGCAAATGGACAATCAAAGAAATTATCCAGCACATCATCGATACGGAACGTGTTTTTGCTTATCGGGCTTTGCGAATTTCGAGAAATGACAAAACACCATTACCGGGATTTGATGAAAATGCTTTTGCTTTAAATACAGATGCTAATAGCAGACATTTACAAAGTTTATTAACTGAATTGTCCATTGTTCGTCAAAGTACTTTAGCGCTTTTTAAAAATTTTTCGGAAGAACAATTAAAAAGAATTGGAATTGCTTCCAATAATGAAATTTCAGTGCGTGCCATTGGTTTTATTATCATTGGGCATCAAAAACACCATCAAAAAGTATATAAGGAAAGATACCTGTAAATTATTCAAAACAAGTGGACCAAATTTTTAACTTGTTTTCAAAAGACATCGTGTTAGCGGGACTTGTAGAAGGCATTACATAATAAGTAATGCCTTTTATTTGCCTGAAATTCTTAATAAAATAACGGTGGCTTTCTTTTCCGTTGAAGATGATTTTCTTAATATTTGGATATTCTTTAAATAAACTTTCAAAATCATTTGGCTTGTGATTTTTGATATGAATGTCCAGACTTCCTTTGCGTTCGCAATTTTCCAAGACATCCCAAATCCCGACTTTGTTAGTTTGTAATAGTTTTATCTTTTCTTCAAAAACCCCAGCAACGGGTAATTTGTCAAATATAGTGTAAATTATTTTCCAGAAATGATTGCGTGGATGTGCATAATATTCCTGTTTTTCTAGCGAAGCAATTCCGGGCATGGTTCCCAGAATTAGAATTTCGGTTTCTGCGTTGACAAAAGGAGGAAAGGAATAAATCATGATTGTTTAATTGTTGTTTTCTTCTTTCTCGATAATTGCTAAAGCCAGTCTGATTTTTCCGTAGTCTATTTTTTCTTCGAAATAATCAAAATAAGGTTTTAAAGCAGTAGGGTTTTCTAATTTAATTCGGGCTGCATTTATTGATCTAACTTCTTCTTCTGAAACAAATTGGTGTAAATCAATTGAAGCTCCGTCTAAATACAGTTTTGCCAAATGTGACATAATGGTGCTAACACCTAATTTTCGCTTTGCAGCAATTTCTTCAGTAGAGAATCCTTCTTGGTACAAAGCTAAAGTTTCTTTGTAGGTGCTGGATTCTTTTTTAGATTTTACTTTTTTGTCTTTTTGAAAAGCGATAATGGTTTTAATAAAGGCATCACCATATTTTTCTAATTTGGCTTTTCCAACCCCGTCAATCGAAATCAGTTCTTCTTCACTCATTGGACGATTGATTTCCATTTGGCGTAAAGCAGCATCGCTAAAAATTACATAAGCGGGAACATCTTCTTCTTTGGCTAGTTCATAACGTAATTTACGCAAACTTTCAAATAATGAGTTGGCTACTGTTTTTGCTTTAGTTTCCTTGGTTTCAGTTTCCTTGGTTTCAGTTTCACTGGTATTTGCTTTTTGTACGGTGTTGAGTTGTACTTTTTCTTTTTCGAATAGTACTTTCTTGGCTAAAGGTGTAAGTTTGATTTTATTTTGTTGGTGAAAAGCAATTTCGCAATACCCCAAATTGATTAATTGAATTAGGTATTGGTTCCAGTCATGCCAGGAGGTTTCAATACCAACGCCGTAAGTTTTTAAATTTTGGTATTCTTTTTCGTAGATATAGGCGTTTTTAGAGCCTCGTAAAAAATCAACTATTACTGGAAGTGGTTCTGATTCTTTAAGGCGGATGATAGCTGAAAAAGCTTTTTGGGCAATAATAGTTCCGTCAAAAAAGGCAGGAGGGTTTTTGCAAATATCACAATTGCCACAATTCTTGGTTACGATTTCGCCAAAATAAGAAAGCAATATTTTTCTGCGACAACTTAGTGCATCAGCATATTGTTTCATTCTTTCAAGCTTTGCCAATTGTATTTCGGCATTTTGTCCCTGCGAAGCAAATTTTTGCAACTGAATCAAATCGCCATAGCTTTCGAACAAAATAGTTTCAGAAGCCAATCCGTCTCTACCTGCACGACCAATTTCCTGATAATAGCCTTCGATGTTTTTGGGTAAGTTGTAATGAATTACCCAGCGCACATTGGATTTGTCAATTCCCATCCCGAATGCAATGGTGGCACAAACCACTTGACATTGGTCGTTGATGAATTCATCCTGGGTTTTAGAGCGAAGTTCGCTGTCTAAACCTGCGTGATAAGCTTTGGCTGGTATTCCGTTTTTTGAGAGTTTCTCAGCAAGTTCTTCGGTGGTTTTTCTGCTAAGGCAATAAATAATGCCCGAATCGTTAGGTTTTGATTCTATAAATTCGATGATTTGTTTGACTCTGTCTAAGGCAGGGCGCACTTCTAAACTAAGGTTTTTTCTATCAAAAGAGGAAATAAAAATTGATGGTTTTTTTAAGTTTAATTGATTGCTAATATCTTGACGTGTAGCTTTATCGGCGGTGGCAGTTAAAGCAAGAATTGGGGTAGTAGGGAAACGGTTTTTAAGATAGCCTAAATTGGTATAAGCAGGTCTAAAGTCATGTCCCCATGACGAAATACAATGTGCTTCGTCAATAGCTATTAAGCTTATGGTAAGTACACTGAAAGCGTTGTCCAAATAGGACAAACTTTCGGGCGCAATGTAAACCAGTTTTACTTTATTGCTTTTCAGATTTTCAATATGTTGTTGCTGTTCGGTTTCTGTTTGAGTGCTGTTAATAAAGCAAGCTGTAATTCCATTGGCTTTTAAACTATCTACCTGATCTTTCATTAACGCAATAAGTGGCGAAATCACGATGGTAATTCCGGGAAACAATAATGCAGGTAATTGAAAACAAATGGATTTTCCGCCACCTGTAGGCATGATGGCTAAGGTGTCGTTGCCTTGTAAAATAGTATTTATAATTTCTTCCTGATTGCTTCTGAATTTTTCAAATCCAAAATTTTCTTTAAGGGTAGTATGTAATATTTGAGAAGTAATCATTTTATGGAATGGTAAAATTAAAAAAGGAACTCTTTTTTTGAGTTCCTTTTTTGTATGTTTTAAGAATTAATCTTCATCATCTTCGTCATCGTCATCGTCCGCAATGTTTTTGTCGTCAGCATCTTCATCGTCGTCGTCTAATTCTGGTTTGTCAACATTGTCATCTTCGTCATCATCATCGCTAATATCATCATCCAAATCTAAACCTTTCATTGGTGCAATTGGCTCGATATCATCGTCTATATCATCGTCTTCGTCAAAATTTTCGATTCTGTCAGCAAGTTTAGTACTTACTTTTACTAAATAGATAGTGTCTTCAGTGCGAACTTCTACAGCTTCTATTAATTCGTTTTTAGCATTTTTGAAACGAATAATATCTTCGTCGTCATATCCATCAGGAAATTTCTCAACTAATAAGTTTAAAATTTCGTTTGTCAGCTTAGCGTACTCAACAATAATTCTTCTCATAAAAATGGTATTATAAATCTAATAAATAAGCAAAAATTAATGGTGCTACAATGGTAGCATCTGATTCAATGATAAACTTAGGAGTTGTAATATCTAATTTTCCCCAAGTAATTTTTTCGTTCGGAACTGCTCCGGAGTACGAACCATAACTGGTTGTAGAATCTGAGATTTGGCAGAAATAACTCCAGAACGGAATGTTGTGCATTTCCATGTCTTGATACAACATTGGAACTACACAAATAGGGAAGTCTCCTGCGATACCTCCACCTATTTGGAAAAATCCAATACCATTTTCACTATTTTTTGGATACCAATCAGCTAAGAAAGTCATGTATTCAATACCTGATTTCATAGTTGATGCTTTTAGTTCTCCTTTAATTACATAAGAAGCAAAGATATTCCCCATAGTACTGTCTTCCCATCCAGGAACAATAATAGGTAAATTTTTCTCAGCAGCAGCATACATCCAGCTGTCTTTTAAGTCAATTTCATAATATTCTTCTAAGACACCTGAAAGTAGCATTTTATACATAAATTCATGTGGAAAATAACGCTCTCCTTTATCGTCAGCATCTTTCCAGATTTTGTAGATGTGTTTTTGCAATCTACGGAAAGCTTCGTGCTCAGGAATACAAGTGTCAGTTACACGGTTTAATCCTCTTTCTAATAAAGCCCATTCGTCTTCAGGAGTTAAATCACGGTAGTTAGGCACTCTTTCGTAGTGAGAGTGAGCTACTAAGTTCATGATGTCTTCTTCAAGGTTAGCTCCTGTACAAGAGATAATCTGAACTTTGTCCTGACGGATAATTTCGGCGAAGATTTTTCCAATTTCTGCTGTACTCATTGCACCAGCCATACTTACCATCATTTTAGCACCATTGGCTAATTGTTGTTCGTAAGCTTTTGCGGCATCGACTAAAGAAGCAGAATTGAAATGTAAATAATGCTTTTCAATAAACTGACTGATCGGTCCTTTACTCATTTTAAGGGGTTTAAATATTTTGTAAATTTATGTGTATTTGAATCTATATCGGCTCAAATATAATGAAATTATAAATCTACTAATTGTGTGTTTTGTTAATTATTTTTTATTTGTAACCTAATATTTTCAATACATCTTCAGAGGTTTGTTGTTCTGAAAATACTTCTGTAGCTAAAATACCATTTTCATCTCTGTCTATTAAGATATGCTTAGGTTGTGGTATTAAACAGTGGTGCAATCCGCCGTATCCACCAATGGTTTCCTGATAAGCTCCTGTATTGAAAAATCCAATGTAAAGTGGTTTTTCTTTGTTGTATTTTGGTAAATAAATGGCGTTCATGTTTTGTTCCGAGTTGTAATAGTCATCACTATCACAAGTTAAACCTCCTAATAATACTCTTTCGTAAGTATCGTTCCAACGATTCACGGCTAACATGATAAAACGCTTGTTTATGGCCCAGGTATCAGGTAATGTAGTGATGAATGAAGAGTCAATCATATTCCATTTTTCCCTGTCGTTTTGTTGTTTTTGATAAAGAACCTGGTAAATTGCTCCGCCACTTTCACCTACTGTAAATGAACCAAATTCGGTAAAGATATGAGGAACATCGACCTCAGCTTCATCACAGGCAATTTTGATCTGATTGATGATTTCGTCAATCATGTATTGGTAATCGTATTCAAATGCTAAAGAGTTTTTTATTGGAAAACCTCCTCCGATATTTAAACCGTCCAAAGTAGGGCATTCTCTTTTAAGAGCGATGTAAACTTTGATACATTTTACCAATTCGTTCCAGTAATAAGCGGTATCGTTGATTCCGGTATTGATAAAAAAGTGAAGCATTTTCAGCTCTAATTTATCGTTTTCCTGAATTTGTTTTTTGTAAAAAGAGACAATGTTTTTGTATCCAATTCCTAATCTTGACGTATAGAATTCAAATTTAGGTTCTTCCTCAGCAGCAATACGAATTCCAATTTTGAATTTCCCTTTGATTTCCGACTGAAGTAAATCTAATTCTTCATAGTTGTCAATAATTGGAATCGTGTTTTTATGTCCGTTATTGATTAATCGGGCAATATTGCTAATATATTGGTCTCTTTTGAATCCATTACAAAGGATATAAGTGCTTTTGTTGATTTTACCGTTTTCTAAAAGATTCTCAACAATATTGATGTCAAATGCTGATGAAGTTTCAACATGAATATTGTTTTTGAAAGCTTCATTCATAACAAATTCAAAATGAGAACTTTTTGTACAATAACAATAATAGTATTTTCCCTCATATTTGTTTTTTTCCATCGCTCTACGAAACCAACTTTTGGCTTTGTTGATATTGTTGGAAATCTGAGGTAAATAAGTAAATTTTAATGGGGTACCATACTTTTCAACCAATTTCATCAAATCGATGTTGTGAAACTGAAGATTGTCTTTGTTAAGTTTGAATTCTTCCTGTGGGAAATAGTAGGTTTGATTGATTAGATCAGAATATTTTGTATTCATTGCTTTTAGAGTTTTTGTGATGTTACAGATTAATGTTTAAAATTAAACTGTAATTCAAACTCTAATATTAGCATATACAATTTGTAATTTTTCGTTTCCTGATTTTAAATATTGAAAAACATCAAAACTAAAAGGACTCACTAAATTAAAACGTTTCAATATTCCTAATAAAGAACTATTGTTAACGCTCTGATTTGAGTTGTAATTTCTTTGTTTTTGATCTTTTTTCATTGCGGCAAATGTAAAAAATAAAATATAAGTGATGCAATCCTTTTTTATAAAAAAAAATAGTTAAGATTTGTAATCTTCAAAGGCTTCAAGAATCAATTCATTCTCAACAGCTTGATTGATTTTAATCTTTCCGATACCTTCAATTAATGCAAACTGAATGCTTCCGTATTCATTCTTTTTATCATGAATTAATAATTCTAAAATAGGATCGATGTCTGCTTCTTCAAAAATAATATCTTCGTAAATAGACTTTAATACTGTTTTAATTTGGATATATTCTTCTTGAGAAATTAGTCCTTTCTTTAATGAAATATAACTTTCAAGTATCATTCCCACTGCAATTGCTTCACCGTGAAGCAGGGTAGTTTTAACTTCGCTCTCCAAAAAATAACCTTCAATAGCATGACCTAAAGTATGTCCGAAATTTAAAGCTTTTCTAATGTTTTTCTCAGTAGGATCCTGTTTTACAATCTCGTTTTTAATTTCTACCGATCGGTAAATTAATTGGTCAAGTGCATCAAAATCAATAGTTGAAATATCCAGAAATTCTTCCCAGTATTTTTTATCGTAAATTAAACCGTGTTTCAACATTTCGGCAAGACCGGAACGCATTTCGTTTTGAGGAACCGTTTCTAAATATTGAGTATCTATAAGAACCATATTTGGCACATTGATAACACCAATTTGGTTTTTTAAATTTCCTAAATCAACCCCGTTTTTTCCACCTACCGAAGCATCTACCATAGAGAGTAGAGTAGTTGGGATGTGAATGAAGTCAACGCCTCTTTTGAAAGTAGAAGCTACAAAACCACCAAGATCAGTAACCACACCGCCACCTAAATTAATAACAAGACTTTTTCTGTCTCCGCCAAGCTCAGTAAGAACTTTCCAAACTTCAACGCAGGTTTCAATGTTTTTGTTTTCCTCACCAGCTTCAAATTCGATAATTTCAACATTCAAATCGGTTTCGATATAAGGCAATAATTTTGGTAAACAAAACTCATTGGTATTGCTATCTACAAGAATGAATATGTTAGAATATTTATTTTGGCTTAGATGAAGATTTAAAGCTTCGTATCCTTTTTCGTTAAAATAGATTGGGTAGTTATTGGCTTGAATTGTTTGCATCTGTATTTATTAATTTGAAATGCAAAATAAGGTAATTTCTAGTAATTAATATTCATAACTCTGGCTATATTTGTTTTAAATAGCGAAAAAAATGAAAAAATTATTCGATGACACAGAAATTGCTTTTGCTTTAAAAAGTAACACCGATTTAAACACATCCTATTTGCTTTTTAAAATGATGAATTTTAAACCATTGGTAAAAATTGGAACCAAATTTATCAATTTGGCTTTGAAATTGCATTTGCCGGTCGAAAATTTAATTCGAAAAACCATCTTTAATCAATTTTGTGGTGGTATTAATGAAGAAGATTGTCTGAAAGTGGTGGATATTATTTTTACCAAAGGAGTTTCGACGGTTTTAGATTATGCTGTTGAAGGAAAAGCTGTAGAAACTGAGTTTGAGAATGCACTCGAAAAAACGCTAAAAATTATCGAATTTGCCAAAGAGCGTCAGGCAATTCCTTTTGCTGTGTTTAAGCCTACAAGTTTTGGACGAATTGATTTATACGAAAAAAAAGGAAAACAGGAAGTTTTGAGCTCCGAAGAACAAAAAGAATGGGCTGATGTTATAGCTCGTTTTGAGAAAGTTTGTCAAACAGCCTGTCAAAAAAATGTAGCAGTATTGATTGATGCCGAAGAAAGCTGGATGCAAACTACAGCTGACGAATTGGTTCTTGAAATGATGCGGAAATACAATAAAGAGAAGGTAATTGTTTATAATACCGTGCAAATGTATCGCTGGGACAGGATGGATTATTTGAAAGCAATCCATCAAAAAGCCCAATCGGAAGGTTTTTTTGTTGGAATCAAATTAGTTCGTGGTGCTTATATGGAAAAAGAAAA
Protein-coding sequences here:
- a CDS encoding Lrp/AsnC family transcriptional regulator: MSKFRLDEVDHQILDMLIDNTRVPFTDIAKKLLISAGTVHVRVKKMEDAGIIMGSSLVLDYDKLGYSFIAYVGVFLNNTSQTKFVLQRINEIPFVTVASVTTGKFNIFCKIRAKDTKHAKDVIFMIDDIDGVYRTETMISLEESINDKKRLMHTIFKNM
- a CDS encoding helix-turn-helix domain-containing protein, with protein sequence MVNTDDFIKRLEIILDYYSINASAFADRIGVQRSSLSHLLSGRNKPSLDFILKILDVYPEVDLYWILNGKGDFPKNNLTATESESTINSTSIPLSINPNPAIAEDLFSKSIIEETKTTLPQHSNEMIKNLFEEDIEKIVFFYKDGTFKTFNPNQKK
- a CDS encoding phosphoenolpyruvate carboxylase, with translation MYTLPKIERFKQNVLSKYNIYNSVFITLPFDSIDNTGALLPLFTEVCETGFRKMETPKEIFEFFSKKYLHTDVEADKIDLMFRFIQYIERQIVLFDAIEDAAFPIVNNMEGRGSLRDIKEKADARGKNEELVEFLENFNVRPVLTAHPTQFYPGAVLGIINDLTQAIRDNNLLQIKQLLAQLGKTPFIKNEKPNPFDEAVSLIWYLENVFYNTAGDMMHYLETNISPEGIKNPIIQLGFWPGGDRDGNPFVTTDITLKVADRLRTSILKCYYFEMRDLKRKLTFPGVDVLVAELENKLYRSVFYSRGEIYITLEEFKSQLIKIKTIIVEQHQSLYLDELEALLIKINLFGFHFATLDIRQNSKIHDAVFKDVFDFYLEKGENVFPKNYYELSENEKIEVLANAKGDLNPEDFKNDMTKSTLESIRAIQQIQTANGELGANRYIISNNENAVNVLEAFALFRLNNWEFPSVDIVPLFESVDDLQNAHNVMEQLYTNPVYAAHVASRGMKQTIMLGFSDGTKDGGYLMANWSIYQAKEQLTAMSRKYGVKVIFFDGRGGPPARGGGKTHKFYASLGPNIENKEIQVTVQGQTISSNFGTLDSCRHNLENLLSAGVTNQVFNKDLNKLSDEDKEVMNQLSELGYKKYLSFKNHDKFIPYLEKMSTLKYYAKTNIGSRPSKRSKSEKLDFKDLRAIPFVGSWSQLKQNVPGFYGVGAALKHFEETNQWDKVQALYDSSMFFKTLLENSMMSLAKSFFPLTAYMKNDPEFGEFWQNIYDEFLETKRLLLKIAGHKELMENYPDGIASIQVRERIVLPLLTIQQYALLRINELNKEANPDDKLIKVYEKIVMRSLFGNTNASRNSA
- a CDS encoding DNA-deoxyinosine glycosylase; protein product: MIYSFPPFVNAETEILILGTMPGIASLEKQEYYAHPRNHFWKIIYTIFDKLPVAGVFEEKIKLLQTNKVGIWDVLENCERKGSLDIHIKNHKPNDFESLFKEYPNIKKIIFNGKESHRYFIKNFRQIKGITYYVMPSTSPANTMSFENKLKIWSTCFE
- a CDS encoding DinB family protein — encoded protein: MKRTDVPENEYSVFNATYINAAGDGDLYEDLEISLHDFIRFVQDISMDKFDYRYALGKWTIKEIIQHIIDTERVFAYRALRISRNDKTPLPGFDENAFALNTDANSRHLQSLLTELSIVRQSTLALFKNFSEEQLKRIGIASNNEISVRAIGFIIIGHQKHHQKVYKERYL
- a CDS encoding M14 family metallopeptidase, which produces MNLEQLFLDNKEKTIEGRYLTLESIEPILKRINTDNQLSVIGKSVQGRPIYKYVIGAGKTKIYLWSQMHGNESTTTKALFDFLNVLHSGSDLAKELLSSFTFCCLPILNPDGATLYTRANANEIDLNRDSQDLTQPESKVLRAVFEEFKPDFCYNLHDQRTIFGVADTGKPATVSFLAPSYNEEREINDSRQKAINLIAGMNAVLQEFIPGQIGRFDDSFNINCIGDTFQYLGVPTILFEAGHFPGDYQREVTRKYVFMALVSSFTILNENVIEINRTEDYLNIPQNKVVFYDFIYKKVKINYDGIEKITNFAAQYKEELVDGKINFNAYVARLDDLEGFFGHEVYDAQGALYEDGGENVPKLDQKANFSLDKKLNFVNGLIKN